Proteins from one Asterias rubens chromosome 21, eAstRub1.3, whole genome shotgun sequence genomic window:
- the LOC117304442 gene encoding tRNA dimethylallyltransferase-like isoform X2 has product MAAPVSSVFRLPVVVILGATGTGKSKLALQLGRHFGGEIISADSMQVYKGLDIITNKVTKDEQEACPHHLIDFLNPLSRYTVVDFRNKALPIIENLLKDNRVPVIVGGTNYYIESLLWKVLLEKEDTVTQDLLLESRGDPQSLSIRKKRKHPTSHQDRNKDVHSESVCNSQRKLLKTDSSETSELRLEPSLIDRTSDIEVTGASTSLTSPEGFKVQVPSSHKVQEPDKGGNESSNEMRANKPATTTTDSTNPAEIISNLLPVGLFSNSEDVVNESEVDEELDDDDLMRIDVEGTKTEELYQILAEIDPARADSLHPNNRRKIIRSLQVYEQLGRPHSEILSCQQDEEGGGPLGGPLRFNDVCILWLQCDHQVLDKRLDGRVEDMISRGLLNELLNFHREYNEERVQSKADSETLYTQGIFQSIGFKEFHPYLILPREQRDSLEAKKLLQDGVEKLRIATRQYARRQNRWVKNRFVRRPGDNVPPVYSLDSTDPTCWDENVWEPAKKILQAIKEDI; this is encoded by the exons ATGGCCGCGCCAGTTTCTTCAGTTTTTCGTCTGCCAGTTGTTGTTATTCTTGGTGCAACTGGAACCGGAAAATCAAAGTTAGCGCTTCAACTTGGCAGGCATTTTGGTGGGGAGATAATCAGTGCTGACTCAATGCAG GTTTATAAAGGGCTGGACATCATCACAAACAAAGTCACGAAGGACGAACAAGAAGCCTGCCCTCATCATCTTATAGACTTCTTGAATCCGCTTAGCCGGTACACGGTGGTTGATTTCCGAAATAAGGCACTACCGATAATAGAGAACTTACTGAAGGACAACAGAGTACCGGTGATAGTTGGCGGCACCAACTACTACATCGAATCTTTACTTTGGAAAGTTTTACTGGAAAAAGAG GACACGGTTACACAGGATTTACTTCTTGAATCAAGAGGAGACCCACAAAGTCTGAGCATCAGAAAGAAACGCAAACATCCAACGTCTCACCAAGACAGGAACAAAGATGTTCACTCAGAGAGCGTCTGTAACAGCCAAAGAAAACTACTGAAGACTGACTCCTCAGAGACCAGTGAGTTACGTTTAGAACCTTCCTTGATTGATAGAACAAGTGATATTGAGGTAACTGGTGCGTCTACTTCATTAACATCCCCTGAGGGCTTTAAAGTTCAAGTTCCCTCGAGTCACAAAGTTCAAGAACCAGACAAAGGAGGCAATGAATCGTCAAATGAAATGAGAGCTAACAAACCTGCCACGACAACAACAGACTCAACAAATCCTGCTGAAATTATCTCGAATCTCCTTCCAGTTGGACTGTTTTCAAATTCTGAGGATGTTGTCAATGAATCAGAAGTCGATGAGGAGTTggacgatgacgacctgatgagGATTGACGTGGAAGGGACGAAGACTGAAGAGCTGTATCAAATCCTGGCTGAGATTGACCCAGCGAGGGCAGACTCTTTACACCCAAACAACAGGCGCAAGATTATTAG GAGCCTCCAGGTGTATGAGCAACTCGGTCGACCCCACAGTGAGATTCTGTCTTGTCAGCAGGATGAGGAAGGAGGTGGGCCGCTGGGTGGACCTCTTCGATTCAACGATGTCTGTATTCTCTGGCTGCAGTGTGATCACCAAG tatTGGACAAGAGACTCGATGGTAGAGTTGAGGACATGATCTCTCGGGGATTGCTGAATGAACTTCTTAATTTTCATCGAGAGTACAACGAGGAGAGAGTACAATCAAAAGCAGACAG CGAGACTTTATATACCCAAGGTATCTTTCAATCCATTGGGTTTAAGGAGTTCCATCCATATCTCATCCTACCTAGGGAGCAGAGAGATTCCTTAGAGGCAAAGAAACTCCTCCAAGATGGAGTGGAGAAACTAAGGATAGCAACGAGGCAGTATGCAAGACGGCAGAACAGATGGGTCAAGAATAGATTTGTCAGAC GTCCCGGTGACAACGTGCCCCCAGTGTACAGTTTAGACTCTACAGACCCAACATGTTGGGATGAAAATGTTTGGGAACCAGCTAAGAAAATCCTACAAGCCATCAAGGAG